In a single window of the Luteibacter rhizovicinus DSM 16549 genome:
- a CDS encoding TerC family protein, with protein sequence MDFLTPEFFSGLAAIILLDLVLAGDNAIVIALAARNLPRELQKKAVFWGTFGAIALRIVLTFAVIWLLKLPGLMLIGGALLIPIAWKLLKHDEHDPSITPAAGFWAAIRTIVIADALMGLDNVLAIAGAAKGHMGLVVLGLAISVPLVVWGSTLILKLIERFPIVIYIGAAAIAWTAARMIAHDNLVSPWFEANPWAPWTLDALLVIGICAGGWWRARARTNSSVPNVGADSSANSK encoded by the coding sequence ATGGATTTCCTCACTCCCGAATTCTTCTCCGGCCTCGCAGCGATCATCCTGCTCGACCTGGTGCTGGCCGGCGACAACGCCATCGTCATCGCCCTGGCTGCACGCAACCTGCCCCGCGAATTGCAGAAGAAAGCGGTGTTCTGGGGCACCTTCGGCGCGATCGCCCTGCGCATCGTGCTGACCTTCGCCGTGATCTGGCTGCTCAAGCTGCCCGGCCTGATGCTGATCGGCGGCGCCCTTCTCATCCCTATCGCCTGGAAGCTCCTCAAGCACGACGAGCACGACCCGTCCATTACGCCCGCTGCGGGCTTCTGGGCGGCGATCCGCACTATCGTGATCGCCGATGCGCTGATGGGCCTGGACAACGTCCTGGCGATTGCCGGAGCGGCCAAGGGCCACATGGGCCTGGTCGTCCTCGGCCTGGCCATCAGCGTCCCACTGGTGGTCTGGGGCTCGACCCTGATCCTCAAGCTGATCGAACGCTTCCCCATCGTGATCTACATCGGCGCCGCCGCCATCGCCTGGACGGCCGCCCGGATGATCGCGCACGACAACCTGGTCTCGCCTTGGTTCGAGGCGAACCCGTGGGCCCCGTGGACCCTCGACGCCCTCCTCGTCATCGGCATCTGCGCCGGTGGCTGGTGGCGGGCAAGGGCAAGAACCAATTCATCGGTGCCGAATGTGGGAGCCGATTCATCGGCGAATAGTAAATAA
- a CDS encoding bifunctional 2-methylcitrate dehydratase/aconitate hydratase, whose translation MSAHDIRSATRPDPDQPLVDIANYVADYQIDSTEAYDTARYMLLDSLACSALAMKFPDCVKHLGPLVPGAVMEGGARVPFTSHVLDPVQAAFAIGTQIRYLDFNDTWLAAEWGHPSDNLGSILAVADYLSRKAEKEGGKALTVRDVLGYAIKAHEIQGCYALKNSFNRVGQDHVILVRLASTAVTTAMLGGGKEQITTAVSHSWIDNGALRTYRHAPNTGPRKSWAAGDACRRAVTHAINAVYRNVVGYPSALTAKTWGFYDVAFEGNAFEFERPFGSYVMENVLFKISFPAEFHAQTAVECAMALHGQVADRIDQIEKIVIETQEAGVRIIDKTGPLANYADRDHCIQYMVAVPLIFGRLTADDYNDSIASDPRIDALRDKMTVVENPQFTKDYFDPEKRYIGNSVQVFFKDGSKTEKVSIDFPIGHRKRRAEGIPVLLKKFEAALRAEWPAERVEKVLAVTSSPETLDAMPIHEFMTLFTA comes from the coding sequence ATGAGCGCACACGATATCCGTTCCGCCACGCGTCCCGATCCGGACCAGCCGCTGGTGGACATCGCCAACTACGTGGCCGATTACCAGATCGACTCGACAGAGGCGTACGACACCGCGCGCTACATGCTTCTGGACTCGCTGGCCTGCTCGGCCCTGGCGATGAAGTTCCCGGACTGCGTCAAGCACCTCGGTCCGCTGGTCCCGGGCGCGGTGATGGAGGGCGGTGCGCGCGTGCCGTTCACCTCGCACGTACTGGATCCGGTCCAGGCCGCCTTCGCCATCGGCACCCAGATCCGTTATCTCGACTTCAACGACACCTGGCTGGCCGCCGAGTGGGGCCATCCGTCGGACAACCTCGGCTCGATCCTCGCCGTGGCCGACTACCTGTCGCGGAAGGCCGAGAAGGAAGGCGGCAAGGCGCTGACCGTGCGTGACGTCCTCGGCTACGCCATCAAGGCCCACGAGATCCAGGGCTGCTATGCGCTGAAAAACAGCTTCAACCGCGTCGGCCAGGACCACGTGATCCTGGTCCGCCTGGCCTCCACGGCCGTGACCACGGCCATGCTCGGCGGCGGCAAGGAGCAGATCACCACGGCCGTCTCGCACAGCTGGATCGACAACGGCGCGCTGCGTACCTACCGCCACGCCCCGAACACCGGTCCGCGCAAGAGCTGGGCCGCCGGTGACGCCTGCCGCCGCGCCGTCACCCACGCCATCAACGCCGTGTATCGCAACGTGGTGGGCTACCCCTCGGCGCTCACCGCCAAGACCTGGGGCTTCTACGACGTGGCCTTCGAGGGCAACGCCTTCGAGTTCGAGCGTCCGTTCGGCAGCTACGTGATGGAAAACGTCCTGTTCAAGATCAGCTTCCCGGCCGAATTCCACGCCCAGACCGCGGTGGAATGCGCCATGGCCCTGCACGGCCAGGTCGCCGACCGGATCGACCAGATCGAGAAGATCGTCATCGAGACCCAGGAAGCCGGCGTCCGCATCATCGACAAGACGGGCCCCCTGGCCAACTACGCCGACCGTGACCATTGCATCCAGTACATGGTCGCGGTCCCGCTGATTTTCGGTCGCCTGACGGCAGACGACTACAACGACTCGATCGCCTCGGATCCGCGTATCGACGCCCTGCGCGACAAAATGACCGTGGTGGAGAATCCGCAATTCACCAAGGATTACTTCGACCCGGAAAAGCGCTACATCGGCAATTCGGTCCAGGTTTTCTTCAAGGATGGGTCGAAAACCGAAAAGGTATCGATCGATTTCCCCATCGGCCACCGCAAGAGGCGTGCCGAAGGCATCCCCGTGCTGCTGAAGAAATTCGAGGCTGCCCTGCGCGCCGAGTGGCCTGCAGAGCGGGTGGAGAAGGTTCTTGCGGTCACTTCTTCGCCGGAAACGCTTGATGCCATGCCCATTCACGAGTTCATGACACTCTTCACGGCTTGA
- a CDS encoding OmpA family protein translates to MKRKGLFLLIGLALGGVGAVHAQESADAGNGYDGRWYIAPTVGGYYNDTDRNTNSRQAYYGLGVGKFISSNASIDIFADRTKRDNDGSGHWSNNDYGVAARFYAGAWDAWRPYLLAGVMGAYHHNPSDKGWSPAAELGVGVSKTLTDSSDFRVEAGYRYDWDDKTIRSENGYGDWFLGFSIVSRFGEPPAAPAPVAAVAPAAPDCSTLDSDGDGVNDCDDKCPATPAGTIVGPDGCPQKVVIDLRGVNFKFDRPKKGETNIGPTLQEPTSESLGVLDQAVDTLQRYPTVKVTVAGYTDSVGKDAYNQGLSERRAKIVFDYLTAHGIGADRLEGPIGHGENNPIDTNDTAEGRARNRRTELQVQQ, encoded by the coding sequence ATGAAACGTAAGGGCTTGTTTTTGCTGATCGGCTTGGCCCTGGGCGGCGTGGGTGCCGTTCACGCGCAGGAATCCGCTGACGCGGGTAATGGCTATGACGGCCGCTGGTACATCGCCCCGACGGTTGGCGGTTACTACAATGACACCGACCGCAACACCAATTCGCGTCAGGCCTACTACGGTCTGGGCGTTGGTAAGTTCATTTCGAGCAATGCGTCGATCGACATCTTTGCCGACCGCACCAAGCGCGACAATGATGGTTCGGGCCACTGGTCGAACAACGACTACGGTGTTGCCGCTCGCTTCTACGCTGGTGCGTGGGACGCGTGGCGTCCGTACCTGCTCGCCGGTGTGATGGGTGCTTACCACCACAATCCGTCGGACAAGGGCTGGTCGCCGGCTGCAGAGCTCGGCGTCGGCGTCTCCAAGACCCTCACCGACAGCTCGGACTTCCGCGTCGAAGCCGGCTACCGTTACGACTGGGACGACAAGACCATTCGTAGCGAGAACGGCTACGGTGACTGGTTCCTCGGCTTCTCGATCGTCTCGCGCTTCGGCGAGCCGCCGGCAGCTCCGGCTCCGGTCGCTGCTGTCGCTCCGGCCGCTCCGGATTGCTCCACCCTCGACAGCGATGGCGATGGCGTGAACGATTGCGACGACAAGTGCCCGGCCACGCCGGCTGGCACGATCGTCGGTCCGGATGGTTGCCCGCAGAAGGTCGTCATCGACCTGCGCGGCGTCAACTTCAAGTTCGACCGTCCGAAGAAGGGCGAGACGAACATCGGCCCGACCCTGCAGGAGCCGACCAGCGAATCGCTGGGCGTCCTCGACCAGGCTGTCGACACGCTGCAGCGTTACCCGACCGTCAAGGTCACGGTTGCCGGTTACACGGATAGCGTCGGTAAGGACGCTTACAACCAGGGTCTGTCCGAGCGTCGCGCCAAGATCGTGTTCGACTACCTCACGGCTCACGGCATCGGTGCCGACCGTCTGGAAGGTCCGATCGGTCACGGCGAGAACAACCCGATCGACACGAACGACACGGCCGAAGGCCGCGCTCGCAACCGTCGTACGGAACTGCAGGTTCAGCAGTAA
- a CDS encoding TonB-dependent receptor plug domain-containing protein gives MHPSRLATAIAIALATLPAAAQEADRSATNLDQIVVTGTHAKDRTVLDSPVPIDVLTAEDLRSAGAVNGELGQALATLLPSFNFPRQSNSGGSDHVRAAQLRGMSPDQVLVLVNGKRFHTSALVNSDTKIGRGTTPVDFNAIPISAIKRIEVLRDGAGAQYGSDAIAGVVNIILDDAPEGGEVDATYGAYHTNFRPGDRTITDGQSGYVSAKAGTKLGGDGGFVRGGIEGNNRQPTNRAGPDQIPSWENASAANLALQGKRNYAAGDPRNENYSGWFNAELPFGDNLRGYAFGTYTQRRTVGDNYFRYPDSDANVPSIYPSGYRPESLGYNRDINLTAGARSRIGEWDIDGSLTWGRNTFDYDLRDTVNVSLGDTSPTRFNIGKYDNAQGTANLDLSRSIEWGSKLFTLATGAEFRHEGFRTYPGDPASYAVGPVVGAPIGAQAGGGLTPQDTADLHRNVGAAYIDLSGDVTDRFFADAAGRYEHYNDFGSAWTGKLSGRFAITDAIAIRGAVSNNLRAPSLSQVGFESTSTGYGADGSLVQGRILSVNNPIARGLGAQDLKPEKSRNISLGLTAKIGDRFDASLDVYRIDVDHRVTLSETIAPDGLEGYIDTRFGVPGVQSVAFFTNAVDTRTRGAELVTNYRQPAYGGNLTLTATYSYNRTSISKVRDTPPELAALGADAVLFGLEERNTLTDAAPRQRGAFTARWDHPRWSLLSRLTRQGSTTRVFDFGDGFVPTQTYGARWQLDAEAEWHATDRFSIALGGQNITDQYPQRSIPDIAYAGNFPYDVISPIGSNGAYWYARARYAW, from the coding sequence ATGCACCCGTCCCGCCTCGCCACTGCCATCGCAATCGCCCTCGCCACCCTCCCCGCCGCCGCCCAGGAAGCCGATCGGTCCGCCACCAACCTCGACCAGATCGTGGTCACCGGAACGCACGCCAAGGACCGCACCGTCCTCGATTCGCCGGTCCCCATCGACGTGCTGACCGCGGAGGACCTGCGCTCGGCAGGCGCCGTCAATGGCGAGCTTGGTCAGGCGCTGGCCACCCTGCTGCCCTCGTTCAATTTTCCCCGCCAGTCCAATTCCGGAGGATCCGACCACGTGCGCGCGGCCCAGTTGCGCGGCATGAGTCCCGACCAGGTCCTCGTGCTCGTCAACGGCAAGCGATTCCATACCTCGGCCCTGGTCAACAGCGACACCAAGATCGGTCGCGGCACCACTCCCGTCGACTTCAACGCGATCCCCATCAGCGCGATCAAGCGCATCGAGGTGCTGCGCGACGGCGCAGGCGCGCAGTACGGCTCCGATGCCATCGCCGGTGTGGTGAACATCATCCTCGACGATGCGCCGGAGGGTGGCGAAGTCGATGCCACCTACGGCGCCTACCACACGAACTTTCGCCCCGGCGATCGCACGATCACGGATGGCCAGAGCGGCTATGTCAGCGCGAAGGCCGGCACGAAACTCGGCGGCGACGGCGGCTTTGTAAGGGGCGGTATCGAAGGCAACAACCGCCAGCCGACCAACCGTGCCGGCCCCGATCAGATTCCTTCGTGGGAGAACGCTTCCGCAGCCAACCTCGCGCTGCAAGGCAAGCGCAACTACGCTGCGGGTGACCCGCGCAACGAGAACTACAGTGGCTGGTTCAATGCCGAGCTACCCTTCGGCGACAACCTGCGCGGCTATGCCTTCGGCACCTACACGCAGCGACGGACCGTCGGCGACAACTACTTCCGCTACCCGGACAGCGACGCCAACGTCCCGTCGATCTACCCGAGCGGCTACCGCCCGGAATCGCTCGGCTACAACCGCGATATCAACCTCACCGCTGGTGCGCGCAGCCGTATCGGTGAGTGGGACATCGATGGCAGCCTGACCTGGGGTCGCAACACGTTCGACTACGACCTGCGTGATACGGTGAATGTGTCGCTCGGCGATACCAGCCCCACTCGGTTCAACATCGGCAAGTACGACAACGCACAGGGCACCGCCAACCTCGACCTGAGTCGCTCGATCGAATGGGGATCGAAGCTGTTCACCCTGGCGACCGGCGCCGAATTCCGCCATGAGGGTTTTCGCACCTACCCGGGTGATCCTGCCTCCTATGCGGTGGGACCCGTCGTTGGCGCCCCCATTGGCGCGCAGGCAGGCGGCGGCCTGACGCCACAGGACACGGCCGATCTGCATCGCAACGTCGGCGCGGCGTACATCGATCTCTCTGGCGATGTCACGGACCGCTTCTTCGCTGATGCCGCCGGCCGTTACGAGCATTACAACGACTTCGGTTCCGCCTGGACGGGCAAGCTGAGCGGCCGCTTTGCGATCACCGACGCCATCGCGATCCGAGGCGCCGTCTCGAACAACCTGCGCGCGCCCTCGCTGAGCCAGGTCGGCTTCGAATCGACATCGACGGGCTACGGCGCCGATGGCAGCCTCGTGCAGGGGCGGATTCTCTCGGTCAACAACCCGATCGCCCGCGGGCTCGGCGCGCAGGACCTGAAGCCTGAAAAGTCACGCAACATCAGCCTGGGCCTTACCGCGAAAATCGGAGATCGTTTCGACGCCTCCCTCGATGTCTACCGCATCGACGTCGACCATCGCGTGACGCTGTCCGAAACGATCGCTCCCGATGGACTCGAGGGTTACATCGACACGCGTTTCGGTGTGCCGGGCGTGCAAAGCGTGGCCTTCTTCACCAATGCCGTCGACACGCGCACCCGCGGGGCGGAGCTCGTGACGAACTACCGCCAGCCGGCTTACGGCGGCAACCTCACGCTCACCGCGACGTACAGCTACAACCGCACGTCGATCAGCAAGGTCCGCGATACGCCGCCGGAACTCGCCGCTCTTGGCGCCGATGCGGTCCTGTTCGGCCTGGAGGAACGCAATACGCTCACCGACGCCGCGCCGCGCCAGCGCGGTGCATTCACCGCCCGCTGGGATCACCCGCGATGGTCGCTGCTGAGTCGTTTGACCCGTCAGGGCAGCACGACGCGCGTCTTCGACTTCGGTGATGGCTTCGTGCCGACGCAGACCTACGGTGCGCGTTGGCAGCTCGATGCCGAGGCCGAATGGCATGCGACCGACCGCTTCTCGATCGCCCTCGGTGGCCAGAACATCACCGACCAGTACCCCCAGCGCTCGATCCCCGATATCGCCTATGCCGGCAATTTTCCGTATGACGTGATATCGCCGATCGGCTCGAACGGGGCCTATTGGTATGCACGTGCCCGGTACGCCTGGTGA
- a CDS encoding DUF3574 domain-containing protein, protein MRVLAGLFLAMSLVTAGCATSPQHGAAAATRSQATLSGDAVHPDATQGWVRTELYFGLGLADGHDGVDEAAWRTFLDKEVTPRFPSGLTVVDAYGQWQGVNQAKPERLRSKIVILLYADTPTQRASIDAIRSAWKAKTGDQSVLRVTQPADVSF, encoded by the coding sequence ATGAGGGTGCTTGCTGGTCTTTTTCTCGCCATGTCGCTGGTCACGGCGGGCTGCGCTACCTCGCCTCAGCATGGCGCTGCCGCTGCGACCCGCAGCCAGGCGACGCTGAGCGGCGACGCCGTGCATCCGGATGCGACGCAGGGCTGGGTGCGTACCGAGCTGTACTTCGGCCTGGGTCTTGCCGACGGACACGACGGCGTGGATGAGGCGGCATGGCGGACGTTCCTGGACAAGGAAGTCACGCCGCGTTTCCCGAGTGGCCTGACCGTGGTCGATGCCTATGGGCAATGGCAGGGCGTCAACCAGGCAAAGCCCGAACGCCTGCGCTCGAAGATCGTGATCCTGCTTTACGCCGACACGCCGACGCAGCGCGCATCGATCGATGCGATCCGTAGCGCGTGGAAAGCGAAGACCGGCGACCAGTCGGTGTTGCGTGTGACCCAGCCTGCGGACGTGTCCTTCTGA
- the gloA gene encoding lactoylglutathione lyase: MSLADLTSLPGVTATPDAATHGFVFNHTMIRVRDLDVSLDFYTRVLGFTPVYKHVYAEAAFTIVYLVLVADQSVIPDDDAARKQWALSQPGVLELTHNHGTEKEPDFAYHNGNSEPRGFGHLCVSVPDVNAACARFEALGVTFQKRLSDGRMRHIAFIRDPDQYWIEILQPTPLAG; this comes from the coding sequence ATGTCCCTCGCCGACCTCACCTCGCTGCCCGGTGTGACCGCCACGCCGGATGCCGCGACCCACGGCTTCGTGTTCAACCACACCATGATCCGCGTGCGCGATCTCGACGTGTCGCTGGACTTCTACACGCGCGTGCTCGGGTTCACGCCGGTCTACAAGCACGTCTATGCCGAGGCGGCGTTCACTATCGTCTACCTCGTCCTGGTCGCTGACCAGAGCGTCATCCCGGACGACGATGCGGCTCGCAAGCAGTGGGCGCTCTCGCAGCCGGGCGTGCTCGAGTTGACGCACAACCATGGCACCGAGAAGGAGCCCGACTTCGCTTACCACAATGGCAACAGCGAGCCGCGCGGCTTCGGTCACCTGTGCGTGAGCGTGCCCGACGTCAATGCGGCCTGTGCCCGTTTCGAAGCACTCGGTGTCACCTTCCAGAAGCGGCTAAGCGATGGCCGCATGCGCCATATCGCGTTTATCCGTGATCCCGACCAGTACTGGATCGAGATCCTGCAGCCGACACCGCTGGCCGGCTGA
- a CDS encoding rhomboid family intramembrane serine protease: MPTKLPPVTRYLLIANVLAFILQLLLQDETTYALTKWFALWPVGHDVAMEMANGDIAGIGFRPWQLVTYGFLHGSIPHIVLNMYALYMFGSLIERVMGQRRFIIYYFTCLVVAAFAQLAIVYFFEPDRVFPTVGASGAIFGLLGAFAMLFPREKLMMIPIPVGIPAWLFVTLYGLAELVFGVTGTLAGVAHFAHLGGLFAGLILLWAWGVRPPPRRDY; encoded by the coding sequence ATGCCGACCAAGCTGCCCCCGGTGACGCGTTACCTGCTCATCGCCAATGTGCTCGCCTTCATCCTGCAGCTGTTGCTGCAGGATGAAACCACGTACGCACTCACGAAATGGTTCGCGCTGTGGCCTGTCGGGCATGACGTCGCGATGGAGATGGCTAACGGCGACATCGCCGGTATCGGGTTCAGGCCCTGGCAGCTGGTCACCTACGGGTTTCTGCATGGCTCGATTCCGCATATCGTGCTGAACATGTATGCGCTGTACATGTTCGGTAGCCTCATCGAGCGGGTGATGGGCCAGCGACGCTTCATCATTTACTACTTCACCTGCCTGGTCGTCGCGGCCTTCGCCCAGCTCGCCATCGTGTATTTCTTCGAGCCGGATCGCGTCTTCCCGACGGTGGGTGCGTCGGGTGCGATCTTTGGTTTGCTCGGCGCGTTCGCGATGCTTTTCCCACGGGAGAAGCTGATGATGATCCCGATTCCGGTCGGCATCCCGGCGTGGCTGTTCGTCACGCTGTACGGTCTCGCCGAGCTGGTGTTCGGCGTGACCGGCACGTTGGCGGGCGTGGCGCATTTCGCCCACCTGGGTGGGCTGTTCGCGGGATTGATCCTGCTCTGGGCGTGGGGCGTTCGACCGCCACCACGCCGCGACTACTGA
- the rapA gene encoding RNA polymerase-associated protein RapA — protein sequence MFQPGQRWISTAEPELGLGTILRVEGRGVQVLFAKAGVLRPYATDSAPLIRAEFRAGQRVSGKGLAFLVERIEEREGLFVYRGEGRELEEGQLDDEQALSQADDRLIGGRTESNESFDLRLEALRRRADARRSAAWGLESARIGLVPHQLRVAGIAAARRPPRVLLADEVGLGKTIEAGMILARQLAAGRAGRVLVLLPETLVYQWFVELLRRFNLSFAIFDEERCEAIEQSNDGRNPFEDDQLVIADFAFLESAPKRARQLIEAGWDLMVVDEAHHLEWTPDAASPRYRLVEELATATPGVILLTATPEQLGRAGHFARLRLLDPQRYSDLDAYLAESAEYGELSEVANALADGKPLSAAHRTLLTTRFKGDRELAGLLMRDDAHAELLAALIDRHGTGRAMFRNRRAGIGGFPRRTPEILAIDPETLDAGRRDALLAEFRADIQNTAAHLEFDYNDDPRLEALIDLLDAHPADKFLLICRSQAKVLAIEDALRTKSGVGVARFHEGLGIVQRDRNAAFFAQPDGARLLLCSEIGSEGRNFQFAHRLVMWDLPLDPDLLEQRIGRLDRIGQRHDIVVHVPVVEQSAQHVLARWYDEGLDAFRSSPADGRELLRRFGELLANLADEHAREDDSRDQELDALIAETRGVHEELSALIHAGRDHLLELAASRDPHADDLATSFAREDQDPSRDAFIQRLFETYGVHTEELAPDIVLLDPQYLSTDGLPGFADGPLSVTFSRDVALAREDLPLLRMDHPMVYAAVDLLVSGETGNAAFLVDDALPVRTALLQTVYVLEIIADRALDAGRFLPTTPLVVAVDTKLSERPGFRPSDIALRRATDRNIEVARFRKFLSKLVPPMLEHALDLAEGRAELLKFEAIDAAKLELDAEHARLVALRAVNPSIAAAEVDAIAAERDALLAAIPNARLRLDAVRFVVSPDFLSLR from the coding sequence ATGTTCCAACCTGGTCAACGCTGGATCTCCACCGCCGAACCCGAGCTCGGCCTCGGCACCATTCTTCGCGTCGAAGGACGCGGCGTGCAGGTCCTGTTCGCCAAGGCGGGCGTGCTGCGCCCCTATGCCACCGACAGCGCACCGCTGATCCGCGCCGAGTTCCGCGCAGGCCAGCGCGTATCTGGCAAAGGGCTCGCCTTCCTCGTCGAGCGCATCGAAGAGCGCGAAGGCCTCTTCGTGTATCGCGGCGAAGGGCGTGAACTGGAAGAAGGCCAGCTCGACGATGAGCAGGCGCTGTCGCAAGCCGACGACCGCCTCATCGGCGGCCGTACCGAAAGCAACGAGAGCTTCGACCTGCGCCTGGAAGCCCTGCGCCGGCGCGCCGACGCGCGTCGCTCGGCGGCCTGGGGCCTCGAATCCGCCCGCATCGGCCTGGTCCCGCACCAGCTGCGCGTCGCCGGCATCGCTGCCGCCCGTCGTCCACCACGCGTGCTGCTTGCCGACGAAGTCGGCCTGGGCAAGACCATCGAAGCCGGCATGATCCTGGCGCGCCAGCTGGCGGCGGGTAGGGCCGGCCGCGTCCTCGTGCTGCTGCCGGAGACCCTGGTGTACCAGTGGTTCGTCGAACTGCTGCGCCGCTTCAACCTGTCGTTCGCCATTTTCGACGAAGAGCGCTGCGAAGCCATCGAGCAATCAAACGACGGGCGCAACCCGTTCGAGGACGATCAGTTGGTGATCGCCGACTTCGCCTTCCTCGAATCCGCGCCGAAACGCGCACGCCAGCTGATCGAGGCCGGCTGGGACCTGATGGTCGTCGACGAAGCGCATCACCTCGAGTGGACGCCCGACGCCGCCAGCCCGCGCTATCGCCTCGTGGAAGAACTGGCTACGGCGACGCCCGGCGTCATTCTGCTCACCGCCACGCCGGAACAGCTGGGCCGCGCCGGGCACTTCGCCCGCCTGCGCCTGCTGGATCCCCAGCGTTATAGCGACCTTGACGCCTACCTTGCCGAATCCGCCGAGTACGGCGAACTGTCGGAAGTCGCCAACGCGCTGGCCGACGGCAAACCGCTCTCCGCCGCGCACCGTACGCTGCTCACCACGCGCTTCAAGGGCGACCGTGAACTGGCCGGCCTGCTGATGCGCGACGACGCGCACGCCGAGCTGCTCGCCGCCCTCATCGACCGCCACGGCACGGGACGCGCGATGTTCCGTAACCGTCGTGCCGGCATCGGTGGATTCCCGCGCCGTACGCCGGAGATCCTGGCGATCGACCCGGAGACCCTGGACGCCGGCCGCCGCGATGCCCTGCTCGCCGAATTCCGCGCCGACATCCAGAACACCGCGGCCCACCTCGAATTCGACTACAACGACGACCCTCGTCTCGAGGCGCTGATCGACCTGCTCGACGCGCACCCGGCCGACAAGTTCCTGCTCATCTGCCGCAGCCAGGCCAAGGTGCTCGCGATCGAAGACGCACTGCGCACGAAGAGCGGCGTGGGTGTGGCGCGTTTCCACGAAGGCCTCGGTATCGTCCAGCGCGACCGCAACGCGGCGTTCTTCGCGCAGCCGGACGGCGCGCGCCTGCTGCTGTGTTCCGAGATCGGTTCGGAAGGCCGCAACTTCCAGTTCGCTCATCGACTGGTGATGTGGGACCTGCCGCTGGATCCAGATCTGCTGGAGCAGCGCATCGGTCGTCTCGACCGCATCGGCCAGCGCCACGATATCGTCGTGCACGTGCCGGTGGTCGAGCAGAGCGCCCAGCACGTGCTGGCCCGCTGGTACGACGAAGGTCTCGACGCGTTCCGCTCGAGCCCTGCCGATGGCCGCGAGCTGCTACGTCGCTTCGGCGAACTGCTCGCCAACCTTGCCGACGAACATGCGCGCGAGGACGATTCCCGCGATCAGGAACTCGATGCGCTCATCGCGGAAACCCGCGGCGTGCACGAAGAACTCTCCGCCCTGATCCACGCCGGACGCGACCACCTGCTCGAACTGGCGGCCAGCCGTGACCCGCACGCCGACGACCTCGCTACCAGTTTCGCCCGTGAGGACCAGGATCCGTCACGCGATGCCTTCATCCAGCGTCTGTTCGAAACCTATGGCGTGCACACGGAAGAACTGGCGCCGGATATCGTCCTGCTCGACCCGCAGTACCTTTCCACCGATGGGCTCCCGGGCTTCGCCGATGGTCCGCTTTCGGTGACCTTCTCGCGCGATGTCGCGCTGGCCCGCGAAGACCTGCCCCTGCTGCGCATGGACCATCCGATGGTCTATGCGGCGGTGGATCTGCTCGTCAGCGGCGAAACCGGCAACGCGGCCTTCCTCGTCGACGACGCGCTGCCCGTGCGCACCGCGCTGCTGCAGACGGTCTATGTTCTCGAGATCATCGCCGACCGCGCGCTCGATGCCGGCCGCTTCCTGCCGACGACGCCGCTGGTCGTCGCCGTGGATACCAAGCTGTCGGAACGTCCGGGCTTCCGGCCGAGCGATATCGCCCTGCGTCGCGCGACGGATCGCAATATCGAAGTGGCGCGCTTCCGCAAATTCCTCTCCAAGCTCGTCCCGCCGATGCTCGAGCATGCGCTCGATCTGGCCGAGGGGCGCGCAGAACTGCTCAAGTTCGAAGCGATCGACGCGGCGAAACTCGAGCTGGATGCCGAGCACGCACGCCTCGTCGCCCTACGCGCCGTCAATCCCTCCATCGCCGCCGCGGAAGTGGATGCCATCGCCGCCGAACGCGACGCCCTGCTCGCGGCGATTCCGAACGCGCGACTGCGCCTGGATGCCGTGCGCTTCGTGGTCAGTCCGGACTTCCTCTCGCTGCGCTGA